TTTCCCGCCAAAAGTTAGTTAGAAAATTCTTACTCTCTTCTTGTATATAACCAGCTATAGTTTCCCTATAAGTTAAAAGTTTGGATGACATTTTTCATTTCTGTAAATCTGTAAAACACATTATTCATATATTGAGCTAAAGGGTTCTTTACAAAACctttatggtatcagagctatggtgACTTGATCAATGCACTACTGATCATCATCTTCGTTTTACTGTTGCCGATCATCGTCTTCGTCTTGCTGTTATCATCATCTTCTGCGTGTTGCTCATCAATACACAATCAGGTTCTATGTCTATGAATACAGTTTCATCGTAAATAGATATAgtgcaatcaaaattcatttctCTGAATATTTCTGCAATTTTCTTAGTTTTGATTTGCTTAAAATTGACCATTTGGTCGATTATTTTTCTGAATCCTGTCGATTTTCTTTATACATCTAGAATTTGTGATTACCTGTTGAATCATAGATATTTCTGAGAAATTTCATCGCTGATTTGTATCAAACATTTGTTGAAATTCCGATTGCACATCAACTGTTTGTCAAATTTTCTCTGAGAAAACCTTGATACATTTGTTCGTATCAACCTTGATTAAACATGGCTTCCGCTTCTGATTCTACTTCTACTGATCAAAATATCGCTGTCAACAATCATGATTCGTCTAGTGTGTATTACATACATCCTTCTGATGCATCTTCGACTCAATTAGTTTCTGTTAAGTTTGATGGAAACGGATTTAATAACTGGAAAAGATCAATGCTGTTAGTATTATCAGCCAAAAATAAGATTGGTTTCGTTGATGGAACGATTGAAATTCCTGACAAAACTTCACCAGAATACAAGTTTTGGGCGAGGTGCAATGATTTGTCATTTCTTGGCTTATTTTCAATCTTGATGTCACTATAGCAAAGAGTGTGTTATTTCTGCAAACTGCTAGAGAGATTTTGTACGATTTGGAAGAACGTTATGGATATGCTTCTATGACAAAAGTGTATTCTTTAGAGCAGAAATTATCAGAAATTGTACAAGGTTCCCAGAATATCTCAGAATTCTTCACTGCAATCAAGACAGGTTGGGATGGTATATCAGATGCCAACCCTCTCCCAGTCTGTACTTGCAAAAAATGCACTTGTAATTTGACTCAAAGAATACAGGACATACAACAGGATCAGAAACTATTGTAGTTCATGATGAAACTAAATGACAATTTTGCTGCAGTAAGGGCAAATGTTTTAATGATGCAACCATTGCCAAATGTTTCAGCTGCTTATAATCTATTTGCTCAAGAGGAAAGACACAAGGAAATTTCTCAGGTTTCCAATCAGAATTAATCAATGGCATTTCTAGTTGATAGAAGAAGAGGTTTTGATAATGACAGATCTGCTAATAGACAAGGAAGTTTCTCAGGGAGCAACAACAGAAGTATTCAATTCAGACAACCAAATTTCAATGGTAATAGTGGTAATGGGAATAAGAGTTTTGCTACCAAACCTGGCTCCAATTACTACTGTACTCATTGTCAAGTACCAGGATATAGCATTGATAGATGCTTTAAGATACATGGCTTTCCGACAAATTTCAGAGGCAACAAAGATCAAAGGATAGCTGCTCTTGTTCCAAATTCTAATGTCTCCATTCCACCAGTTGAACACAAGGAAGATAACCATTCCAATACAGTTACTCATCAATCTAACAATATTTCTCAAGAACAGTACAATCAGCTCATGGACATTTTGAACAGACAACATATTTCAGACACTCAAACATCTGATTCTGCTACTGATTCTCATAATGCTCTACTTACAGGTAAGACTTGCTTACTTTCTTGCTTTAAATCTGAATGGTTACTTGATAGTGGAGCTACAGATCATATCACCAACACAATGGATGATTTTTATCAATATTCTATTGTTTCTGATATTGACAATACTATCACTATTCCTAATGGTAGTAAAGTGCCAGTTACACACATTGGAAATGTCTTACTTCATGGTAATATCTTGCTCAAAGATGTTTTACTAGTTCCTACTTTTCAATTCAAACTTATTTCCACTCATAAACTGTGTCTTGATCTTGGATGTCAATTAATATTCAACTCTGATTGTTTTCTCATTCAGGACCATTCTCAGAAAGGTCCAACTCTTCTTGGTAAATTGAGTAATGGCTTGTATAGTGTGGACAAAGCTATTTTGAAGAATTCTTCTCCACCTATTCAAGCTTATCTCAGTTCATCTTCTGCTACAGGCTCACATTCTGCTTCTCTCTGGCATCTGAGACTAGGACACTTACCATTTCCTCAAATGCATTTAATTGTTCCTTCTTGTGATGTAAAGTCATTCAGTTCAGAACACTTATGTCAAGTTTGTCCATTAGCTAAGAAAACTAGAAATCCCTTTCCTACAAGTAGCATTAAAACTACTGCTATCTTTCAACTTTTACATATAGATGTTTGGAGACCTTATAAGGTCAAAACTACATCTGGTTGTAATCAATTTCTTACAATTGTCGATGATTTTAGTAGATTCACATGGATTCATCTTCTCAAGCACAAATCTGATGTTCCAGTTGTGTTCTAAAATTTCATTTCATATGTTAAAAACCAATTCCATACTTCTATACTTTGTGTCAGATCTGATAATGCCTTAGAACTTACTGCTGGAAAAATGCAAGAGTTGTATTTAAAAGAAGGGATCATCAATCAAACTATTTGTGCATActctccacaacaaaatggagttgtggaGAGAAAGCATAGGCATCTTTTAGAAACAGCCAGGGCATTATATATTCACTCTAAACTTCCTGCTAGATATTGGGGTGAGTGCATACTTTGTGCCACCTATTTGATCAACAGAATGCCCTTAAAGAGCATTAATTTTTCAACTCCTTATTACA
This sequence is a window from Apium graveolens cultivar Ventura chromosome 9, ASM990537v1, whole genome shotgun sequence. Protein-coding genes within it:
- the LOC141686522 gene encoding uncharacterized protein LOC141686522, producing the protein MASASDSTSTDQNIAVNNHDSSSVYYIHPSDASSTQLVSVKFDGNGFNNWKRSMLLVLSAKNKIGFVDGTIEIPDKTSPEYKFWAREILYDLEERYGYASMTKVYSLEQKLSEIVQGSQNISEFFTAIKTGWDVRANVLMMQPLPNVSAAYNLFAQEERHKEISQVSNQN